In Tachypleus tridentatus isolate NWPU-2018 chromosome 7, ASM421037v1, whole genome shotgun sequence, a genomic segment contains:
- the LOC143255750 gene encoding glycine receptor subunit alphaZ1-like, producing the protein MNLRNYPMDTQRCTMKIGMFFHSDDDVLLKWAEERETFYFESLVVHNNVRLPQFEIQNTSAEKVTQEWKTGNFTYLLATFEFQRNVHFYVLTSYIPSSLVVVVSWVSFWLDVKAAPARVALGITSLLTLATQMVQSHLSLPPVSYVKALDVWMFFCLFMVFSSLIEYACSYTLAAISSNQKPLQSSFDRMGFQLRRNLIFGASNIEVKDITEGPTGQEVEHKARSSATHPRENIVPSLHPRYISTTIIDYISRILFPFSFVVFIIAYWSIYASDH; encoded by the exons TCTTTCATTCTGATGATGACGTTTTGCTGAAGTGGGCAGAAGAAAGAGAAACTTTCTATTTTGAGAGTTTGGTGGTACATAACAATGTTCGACTTCCCCAGTTCGAAATCCAAAATACATCTGCCGAAAAAGTGACCCAAGAATGGAAAACTG GTAATTTTACTTACTTGCTGGCAACATTTGAATTTCAACGTAACGTGCATTTCTACGTACTTACCAGCTACATTCCAAGTTCACTTGTCGTTGTCGTGTCCTGGGTTTCTTTCTGGCTCGACGTCAAAGCAGCTCCTGCTCGCGTCGCGCTCGGGATAACATCACTATTAACATTAGCAACCCAGATGGTTCAGTCACACCTATCCCTGCCACCTGTCTCCTACGTGAAGGCTTTAGATGTTTGGATGTTTTTTTGTCTCTTCATGGTGTTTTCGTCCCTGATAGAATATGCATGCTCCTATACGCTAGCAGCTATTTCGTCTAACCAAAAACCATTGCAATCGAGTTTCGATCGGATGGGATTTCAGCTGAGGAGAAATCTA aTTTTTGGTGCCTCAAACATTGAAGTTAAAGATATTACGGAAGGACCTACTGGACAAGAAGTTGAACATAAGGCACGATCATCTGCTACACATCCCAGGGAAAATATTGTTCCATCTCTGCATCCCAGATATATTTCTACAACAATTATTGATTACATTTCTAGAATACTCTTTcctttttcatttgtagtgttTATAATAGCTTACTGGTCGATTTATGCATCAGATCACTAA